A single region of the Leptodactylus fuscus isolate aLepFus1 chromosome 5, aLepFus1.hap2, whole genome shotgun sequence genome encodes:
- the LOC142204262 gene encoding olfactory receptor 11A1-like: MKVHEVNTSAVFEFLILGFPDLNDYKTTFFSVILVIYCIIIGENLLIISLVSTSQRLQSPMYFFLGHLALSDIILVTSVVPKMLEVIIREGSTIPYVGCLSQLYLYEGTVSAECYLLMAMSYDRYLAICRPLHYISMMSAKLRYGLIVSSWVFSFMLILITLLLVCDLDFCGQNVINHFFCDYAPLLEISCSDTTVPDIEMIVLCFPILIFPFIFVITTYVYIFIAIFGISSSSGRHKTFSTCSSHLMVVSTYYGSMLTIYIVPYKGHSMTVNKFLSLLYIILTPLLNPMIYSLRNKEIQSSVMKCLMDCSKRQLME; encoded by the coding sequence ATGAAAGTGCATGAAGTCAACACTAGCGCTGTCTTTGAGTTTCTTATATTGGGATTCCCTGATCTTAATGATTATAAGACGACTTTCTTCTCCGTTATTCTGGTCATATATTGCATAATTATAGGTGAGAACCTCTTGATCATTTCACTGGTGTCCACAAGCCAACGTCTCCAGTCTCCAATGTATTTCTTCCTTGGACATTTGGCCCTGTCAGATATAATCCTTGTAACAAGTGTTGTCCCTAAGATGCTGGAGGTTATCATAAGGGAAGGGAGCACTATACCTTATGTTGGGTGTTTAAGCCAACTTTATTTATATGAGGGAACGGTAAGTGCTGAATGTTATTTGCTCATGGCCATGTCCTATGACCGGTACCTGGCCATCTGTAGACCTCTCCATTATATCTCGATGATGAGTGCCAAGCTTAGATACGGCCTGATTGTATCATCCTGGGTCTTCAGCTTTATGTTAATACTTATCACACTTCTCCTTGTATGTGACTTAGACTTCTGTGGGCAGAATGTTATTAACCATTTCTTTTGTGACTACGCCCCACTCTTAGAGATTTCTTGCTCAGATACCACGGTTCCTGACATTGAGATGATCGTTCTCTGCTTTCCAATACTGATTTTTCCTTTTATATTTGTTATCACGACTTATGTTTATATCTTTATCGCCATTTTTGGAATTTCTTCCTCATCAGGTCGGCATAaaaccttctccacctgtagctctcaCTTGATGGTGGTCTCTACCTATTATGGCTCCATGCTCACCATTTACATTGTCCCGTATAAAGGACATTCGATGACGGTGAACAAGTTTCTTTCCCTACTGTATATTATTCTGACCCCCCTCCTAAACCCTATGATATACAGTCTCAGGAACAAAGAGATTCAGTCTTCCGTGATGAAGTGTCTGATGGATTGTAGTAAGAGACAACTCATGGAGTAG